In the genome of Nitrospinaceae bacterium, one region contains:
- the mgtE gene encoding magnesium transporter, translated as MVQERDTRLLQIEDMIRRLLRRNAGTHLGNALAKVHPAEAAQIFRNLETEERQRAFAVVSDIERQAEILSECDQYIISELLEPMSNEAIATLLKQIGSDDTRHILEALPEGRAGEVVEQMDVHESFVIEDIMAYAPDSAGSIMSDSFVAFFDEITIEKAISEVRKANEVDYVFYVYVLGEDRHLRGVVSLRQLLLAEPHKRLSEVMTSNVWSVTVHADQEDVARLVSRYNILAIPVVDDSGVMLGVVTVDDVIDVLREEATEDILKMAGTHAEEITNLSAGRMAWIRFPWLFVSWMGGMGAAWLIGVFENELSKVIALAAFMPVIIGMAGNVGTQSATIIVRGLATGRVSPNAWLRVVSKQLGAGVILGVAYGFLLGIMVFFQFESAAKLGLVVGLSITIVMTLAALLSSIFPLLMHRFRFDPAVSTGPFVTTGVDIIGILVYFTIARYLLF; from the coding sequence ATGGTTCAGGAACGGGATACACGTCTTCTTCAGATTGAGGACATGATTCGGCGTCTACTCCGCCGCAATGCGGGAACTCATCTAGGAAACGCCTTGGCTAAAGTCCATCCTGCCGAGGCGGCCCAGATTTTTCGTAATCTTGAAACCGAAGAGCGCCAAAGAGCTTTTGCTGTTGTCAGTGACATTGAGCGCCAGGCAGAGATTCTTTCCGAGTGTGATCAGTACATCATTTCCGAACTGCTTGAGCCGATGTCTAACGAGGCAATCGCAACACTTTTAAAACAGATTGGTAGTGACGATACTCGCCATATTCTCGAAGCGCTTCCCGAGGGACGTGCCGGTGAAGTTGTTGAGCAGATGGATGTGCATGAATCTTTCGTCATCGAAGATATCATGGCTTATGCCCCCGACTCTGCGGGCAGTATTATGTCAGACTCGTTCGTAGCGTTTTTTGATGAAATTACGATTGAAAAAGCTATTAGTGAAGTCAGAAAGGCGAATGAGGTAGATTATGTTTTTTATGTGTATGTCTTAGGTGAGGATCGCCACTTAAGAGGGGTGGTAAGTCTTCGTCAGCTTTTACTTGCAGAACCTCATAAACGATTATCAGAAGTGATGACCTCCAATGTTTGGAGTGTCACCGTTCATGCAGACCAAGAAGATGTTGCGCGCCTCGTTTCTCGCTACAATATTCTGGCAATTCCGGTTGTTGACGATTCGGGTGTCATGCTTGGGGTCGTTACGGTTGATGATGTGATCGATGTGCTTCGCGAGGAGGCTACCGAAGATATCCTTAAGATGGCTGGAACACATGCCGAGGAGATTACAAATCTTTCTGCAGGCAGAATGGCTTGGATTCGCTTTCCCTGGCTTTTTGTGAGTTGGATGGGTGGGATGGGCGCCGCTTGGTTGATTGGAGTCTTTGAAAATGAATTGAGCAAAGTTATTGCGCTGGCTGCTTTTATGCCTGTAATTATTGGAATGGCGGGAAATGTAGGAACCCAGAGCGCGACTATCATTGTCCGCGGGTTGGCCACCGGGCGCGTGAGTCCGAATGCATGGCTCCGTGTGGTATCGAAGCAGCTTGGGGCGGGTGTGATTCTTGGTGTTGCCTACGGCTTTCTTTTAGGGATAATGGTATTTTTTCAGTTTGAGTCGGCTGCCAAACTTGGATTAGTGGTTGGTCTCTCGATAACGATTGTCATGACTCTGGCTGCTTTGCTCTCGTCGATCTTCCCGCTACTTATGCATCGCTTCAGATTTGACCCCGCCGTTTCGACTGGACCTTTTGTGACCACAGGGGTGGATATCATCGGCATCTTGGTTTATTTCACCATCGCCAGATATTTGCTCTTTTAA